In Numida meleagris isolate 19003 breed g44 Domestic line chromosome 3, NumMel1.0, whole genome shotgun sequence, the following are encoded in one genomic region:
- the SLC35F6 gene encoding solute carrier family 35 member F6 isoform X1, producing MAWSRYQLGLAALMLLTGSINTLAAKWADNFSAAGCGGTEEHSFQHPFLQAVGMFLGEFSCLAVFYLLLWRDRRRPEPSMAPSQPFSPLLFLPPALCDMTGTSIMYVALNMTSASSFQMLRGSVIIFTGLLSVAFLGRKLELSQWLGILVTIVGLVVVGLADLHSSHDQKHKLSEVITGDLLIIMAQVIVAIQMVLEEKFVYKHDVHPLRAVGTEGFFGFIILALLLVPMYYIPAGSFSGNPRRVLEDTLDAFCQIGRQPLIALALLGNISSIAFFNFAGISVTKEISATTRMVLDSLRTVVIWAVSLALGWEFFHSLQILGFAVLLTGAALYNGLHRPVLARLARSRANGSVAEREGLLHAENAAINSER from the exons aTGGCGTGGTCCCGGTATCAGCTGGGCCTGGCTGCCCTCATGCTGCTCACCGGCTCCATCAACACTCTGGCGGCCAA GTGGGCTGACAACTTCAGCGCTGCTGGCTGTGGTGGGACAGAGGAGCACAGCTTCCAGCACCCCTTCCTGCAG GCCGTGGGCATGTTCCTGGGTGAGTTCTCCTGCCTGGCTGTGTTCTACCTGCTGCTGTGGAGGGACCGGCGGAGGCCAGAGCCCAGCATGGCACCGTCACAGCCCTTCAGCCCGCTGCTCTTCCTGCCCCCTGCGCTCTGCGACATGACTGGGACCAGCATCATGTACGTGG CCCTGAACATGACCAGCGCCTCCAGCTTCCAGATGCTGCGAGGATCCGTCATCATCTTCACCGGGCTCCTCTCCGTGGCTTTCCTGGGCCGCAAGCTGGAGCTGAGCCAGTGGCTGGGCATCCTGGTCACCATTGTGgggctggtggtggtggggttGGCTGACCTGCACAGCAGCCACGACCAGAAGCACAAGCTCAGTGAGGTGATAACCG GTGACCTGCTTATCATCATGGCACAGGTGATTGTCGCCATCCAGATGGTGCTGGAGGAGAAGTTTGTCTACAAGCACGACGTGCACCCGCTGCGGGCTGTTGGCACCGAAG GTTTTTTCGGTTTCATTatcctggccctgctgctggtcCCCATGTACTACATCCCAGCGGGCAGCTTCAGCGGGAACCCCCGCCGGGTGCTGGAGGACACCCTGGATGCCTTCTGCCAGATCGGCCGGCAGCCCCTCATCGCCTTGGCCCTGTTGGGCAACATCAGCAGCATCGCCTTCTTCAATTTCGCCGGCATCAGCGTCACCAAGGAGATCAGTGCCACCACCCGCATGGTGTTGGACAGCCTCCGCACCGTCGTCATCTGGGCGGTCAGCCTGGCCCTGGGCTGGGAGTTCTTCCACAGCCTGCAGATCCTGGGTTTTGCCGTGCTGCTGACGGGTGCTGCCCTCTACAACGGGCTGCACCGCCCCGTGCTCGCCCGCCTGGCCCGGAGCAGGGCTAACGGCAGCGTGGCCGAGCGGGAAGGATTGCTGCATGCAGAGAACGCTGCCATCAACAGCGAGCGCTGA
- the SLC35F6 gene encoding solute carrier family 35 member F6 isoform X2 — MFLGEFSCLAVFYLLLWRDRRRPEPSMAPSQPFSPLLFLPPALCDMTGTSIMYVALNMTSASSFQMLRGSVIIFTGLLSVAFLGRKLELSQWLGILVTIVGLVVVGLADLHSSHDQKHKLSEVITGDLLIIMAQVIVAIQMVLEEKFVYKHDVHPLRAVGTEGFFGFIILALLLVPMYYIPAGSFSGNPRRVLEDTLDAFCQIGRQPLIALALLGNISSIAFFNFAGISVTKEISATTRMVLDSLRTVVIWAVSLALGWEFFHSLQILGFAVLLTGAALYNGLHRPVLARLARSRANGSVAEREGLLHAENAAINSER; from the exons ATGTTCCTGGGTGAGTTCTCCTGCCTGGCTGTGTTCTACCTGCTGCTGTGGAGGGACCGGCGGAGGCCAGAGCCCAGCATGGCACCGTCACAGCCCTTCAGCCCGCTGCTCTTCCTGCCCCCTGCGCTCTGCGACATGACTGGGACCAGCATCATGTACGTGG CCCTGAACATGACCAGCGCCTCCAGCTTCCAGATGCTGCGAGGATCCGTCATCATCTTCACCGGGCTCCTCTCCGTGGCTTTCCTGGGCCGCAAGCTGGAGCTGAGCCAGTGGCTGGGCATCCTGGTCACCATTGTGgggctggtggtggtggggttGGCTGACCTGCACAGCAGCCACGACCAGAAGCACAAGCTCAGTGAGGTGATAACCG GTGACCTGCTTATCATCATGGCACAGGTGATTGTCGCCATCCAGATGGTGCTGGAGGAGAAGTTTGTCTACAAGCACGACGTGCACCCGCTGCGGGCTGTTGGCACCGAAG GTTTTTTCGGTTTCATTatcctggccctgctgctggtcCCCATGTACTACATCCCAGCGGGCAGCTTCAGCGGGAACCCCCGCCGGGTGCTGGAGGACACCCTGGATGCCTTCTGCCAGATCGGCCGGCAGCCCCTCATCGCCTTGGCCCTGTTGGGCAACATCAGCAGCATCGCCTTCTTCAATTTCGCCGGCATCAGCGTCACCAAGGAGATCAGTGCCACCACCCGCATGGTGTTGGACAGCCTCCGCACCGTCGTCATCTGGGCGGTCAGCCTGGCCCTGGGCTGGGAGTTCTTCCACAGCCTGCAGATCCTGGGTTTTGCCGTGCTGCTGACGGGTGCTGCCCTCTACAACGGGCTGCACCGCCCCGTGCTCGCCCGCCTGGCCCGGAGCAGGGCTAACGGCAGCGTGGCCGAGCGGGAAGGATTGCTGCATGCAGAGAACGCTGCCATCAACAGCGAGCGCTGA
- the KCNK3 gene encoding potassium channel subfamily K member 3, whose translation MKRQNVRTLALIMCTFTYLLVGAAVFDALESEEETAERRRLEAKSQELKSKYNLSAESYRELEWVVLKLKPHKAGVQWKFAGSFYFAITVITTIGYGHAAPSTDGGKVFCMVYALLGIPLTLVMFQSLGERINTFVRYLLHRIKKCLGMRRAEVSMANMVTIGFFSCISTLCIGAAAFSYYEHWSFFHAYYYCFITLTTIGFGDYVALQKDEALQNNPQYVAFSFVYILTGLTVIGAFLNLVVLRFMTMNAEDEKRDAEHRALLTRNGQASSVHTTDTASSAPAAVADGGGGGGLRNVYAEVLHFQSMCSCLWYKSREKLQYSIPMIIPRDLSTSDTCVEQSHSSPGRCPETPSNRCFCNTRRSAISSVSTGLHSLSAFQGLMKRRSSV comes from the exons ATGAAGCGGCAGAACGTGCGGACGTTGGCGCTCATCATGTGCACCTTCACCTACCTGCTGGTGGGAGCCGCCGTCTTCGACGCGCTCGAATCGGAGGAGGAAAcggcggagcggcggcggctgGAGGCGAAGAGCCAGGAGCTGAAGAGCAAATACAACCTGAGCGCCGAGAGCTACCGCGAGCTCGAGTGGGTCGTCCTCAAGCTGAAGCCGCACAAGGCCGGCGTCCAGTGGAAATTCGCCGGCTCTTTCTACTTCGCCATCACCGTCATCACGACCATAG GGTACGGCCATGCGGCCCCGAGCACGGACGGCGGGAAGGTTTTCTGCATGGTGTACGCCTTGCTGGGCATCCCACTCACCCTCGTCATGTTCCAGAGCCTGGGCGAGCGGATCAACACCTTTGTCAGGTACCTCCTGCATCGCATCAAGAAGTGCCTGGGCATGAGGCGGGCGGAGGTCTCCATGGCCAACATGGTGACCATCGGGTTCTTCTCCTGCATCAGCACCCTGTGCATCGGGGCGGCCGCGTTCTCCTACTACGAGCACTGGAGCTTCTTCCATGCCTATTATTACTGCTTCATCACGCTCACCACCATCGGCTTCGGGGACTACGTGGCCCTGCAGAAGGACGAGGCCCTGCAGAACAATCCACAGTACGTGGCCTTCAGCTTCGTCTACATCCTGACGGGGCTGACGGTCATCGGGGCCTTCCTCAACCTGGTGGTGCTGCGCTTCATGACCATGAACGCCGAGGACGAGAAGCGGGACGCTGAGCACCGGGCGCTGCTCACCCGCAACGGGCAGGCCAGCAGCGTGCACACCACGGACACGGCCTCGTCTGCACCCGCGGCGGTGGCAGACGGGGGTGGCGGGGGTGGGCTCCGCAATGTCTACGCTGAGGTGCTCCACTTCCAGTCCATGTGCTCGTGCCTGTGGTACAAGAGCCGAGAGAAGCTGCAGTACTCCATCCCCATGATCATCCCCAGGGACCTGTCCACCTCGGACACCTGTGTGGAGCAGAGCCACTCCTCGCCCGGCCGCTGCCCCGAGACCCCCTCCAACCGATGCTTCTGCAACACCCGCCGGTCGGCCATCAGCTCCGTCTCCACCGGCCTCCACAGTCTCTCGGCCTTCCAGGGCCTCATGAAGCGCCGCAGCTCCGTGTAG